Proteins from a single region of Streptomyces sp. Tu 3180:
- a CDS encoding ABC-F family ATP-binding cassette domain-containing protein — protein sequence MPTVRLQAVDLVKYYADHRVLNGLSLSVSPGRRMGLVGENGVGKSTLLRLLAGVEEPDSGTVDRPEDCGFLRQELSFPPDTTVQDVVDDALSGIRAAAARLEELSARLETAPDDAEALAAYGDTLEWAQQHDLWDADRRARLVLTGLGLGSVDPRRTLGTLSGGQRSRLALAALLVRQPQAMLLDEPTNHLDDDAVGFLEQRLNEMPGAVVLASHDRMFLDAVCTDILDLDPSRGGVTHYGGSYSYYLRAKRLERLRWEQQYEAEQEELAQLRASVDVTARAVNHARAMKDNNKMAYDRAGGRVQRQISRRVRNAQHRLEELERAQVRRPPDPLRFAATLTGRAAEDDGPAVSLRSVELAGRLRVDRLDVGPAERLLVTGPNGAGKSTLLNVVAGRLAPHSGTVERAPGVRVGLLEQDVGFPDDRRSASQLYERAARADSPPLSQLGLLPARDLGRPVGQLSIGQRRRVALALLIARPPDVLLLDEPTNHLSLSLAEELEEALRTAPGAVVVASHDRWLRRSWEGPELVLKNGEITGAPTPRPGT from the coding sequence ATGCCGACTGTGCGCCTCCAGGCCGTCGACCTCGTCAAGTACTACGCGGACCACCGGGTGCTGAACGGGCTCTCGCTGTCGGTCTCCCCCGGCCGGCGGATGGGCCTGGTCGGGGAGAACGGCGTCGGGAAGTCGACGCTGCTGCGGCTCCTCGCCGGCGTCGAGGAACCCGACTCCGGCACGGTCGACCGGCCCGAGGACTGCGGGTTCCTGCGGCAGGAACTGTCGTTTCCCCCGGACACCACCGTGCAGGACGTGGTGGACGACGCCCTGTCCGGCATCCGGGCCGCCGCGGCCCGGCTGGAGGAGCTGTCGGCCCGGCTGGAGACGGCTCCGGACGACGCGGAGGCCCTCGCGGCCTACGGCGACACCCTGGAGTGGGCGCAGCAGCACGACCTGTGGGACGCCGACCGGCGCGCCCGGCTGGTGCTCACCGGTCTCGGTCTGGGGTCCGTGGATCCGCGGCGGACGCTGGGGACGCTGTCCGGCGGGCAGCGTTCCCGGCTGGCGCTGGCGGCCCTGCTCGTCCGGCAGCCGCAGGCCATGCTGCTGGACGAGCCGACCAACCACCTGGACGACGACGCGGTCGGCTTCCTGGAGCAGCGGCTGAACGAGATGCCGGGCGCGGTGGTGCTGGCCTCCCACGACCGGATGTTCCTGGACGCGGTGTGCACCGACATCCTCGACCTGGACCCGTCCCGGGGCGGGGTGACGCACTACGGCGGCTCGTACTCGTACTACCTGCGGGCCAAGCGGCTGGAACGGCTGCGCTGGGAGCAGCAGTACGAGGCCGAGCAGGAGGAACTCGCCCAGCTGCGCGCCTCGGTGGACGTGACCGCGCGGGCCGTCAACCACGCGCGGGCCATGAAGGACAACAACAAGATGGCCTACGACCGGGCCGGCGGCCGGGTGCAGCGGCAGATCTCCCGGCGGGTCCGCAACGCCCAGCACCGGCTGGAGGAGCTGGAACGCGCCCAGGTGCGGCGGCCCCCGGACCCGCTGCGGTTCGCCGCCACGCTCACCGGCAGGGCGGCGGAGGACGACGGGCCCGCGGTGTCGCTGCGCTCCGTGGAGCTGGCGGGGCGGTTGCGCGTGGACCGCCTCGATGTCGGCCCCGCCGAACGGCTGCTGGTCACGGGCCCCAACGGGGCGGGCAAGTCGACCCTGTTGAACGTGGTCGCCGGTCGCCTCGCACCGCACTCCGGGACGGTGGAACGGGCTCCCGGGGTGCGGGTCGGGCTGCTGGAGCAGGACGTCGGCTTCCCCGACGACCGGCGCAGCGCGAGCCAGTTGTACGAGCGGGCCGCGCGCGCGGACTCCCCGCCGCTGTCGCAGCTGGGGCTGCTCCCGGCCCGCGACCTCGGCCGGCCGGTGGGGCAGCTGTCCATCGGCCAGCGGCGCCGGGTCGCCCTGGCCCTGCTGATCGCCCGGCCGCCGGACGTCCTGCTGCTGGACGAGCCGACGAACCATCTCTCCCTCAGCCTCGCCGAGGAACTGGAGGAGGCGTTGCGGACCGCGCCCGGGGCCGTCGTCGTGGCCTCCCACGACCGCTGGCTGCGACGGTCCTGGGAGGGTCCCGAACTCGTCCTGAAGAACGGCGAGATCACCGGCGCCCCGACCCCACGGCCGGGCACCTGA
- a CDS encoding MFS transporter: MQSAPSTAQDTGTSHPRAVLAVLCVTQLLLTMDDNVVNIALPTIQRELDFGPSSVVWVINVYMLTFGGFLILGGRLGDRFSLVRTFSAGTAVFALASLACGLAVEPWQLIGARALQGLGAALVAPAVLGLMTLVFSEPAARARAFAVWGATAIVGALAGLILSGVITGYASWRWVFLINLPIAAVALFLLPRLVRGVHPGGAGQPLNWRGATLLTGGLSLLVYALLSVEGEENPRATAVTAVLALSLLAAFVVDQRRSASPLVAKGVFAAPVRSRALLAAVLLSAAMFQGFLVLTLYLQNGLGYEPLAAGLAYVPFALGSLSGVKLGERATVRHGAGRVLTVACFVTAVGALLLAWAQGADLGYVGLLPGILLFATGIGAGLPSSATASTHGADERTSGVIASLVNSSQQLGGAVGLALVGIALGGTGGRFGTAMATATVLAALSCVVSFLVVRHEPRARDAAESGPA, encoded by the coding sequence ATGCAGAGCGCGCCTTCGACAGCGCAGGACACGGGCACCTCGCACCCCCGGGCCGTCCTGGCCGTCCTGTGTGTGACCCAGCTCCTGCTCACCATGGACGACAACGTCGTCAACATCGCACTGCCGACCATCCAGCGGGAGCTGGACTTCGGCCCCTCGTCCGTCGTCTGGGTGATCAACGTCTACATGCTGACGTTCGGCGGCTTCCTGATCCTCGGCGGGCGGCTGGGCGACCGCTTCAGCCTCGTGCGGACCTTCTCCGCCGGCACCGCCGTCTTCGCCCTCGCCTCCCTCGCCTGCGGCCTGGCCGTGGAGCCCTGGCAGCTCATCGGCGCCCGCGCGCTGCAGGGGCTGGGCGCCGCGCTGGTGGCCCCCGCCGTCCTGGGGCTGATGACCCTGGTCTTCTCCGAGCCCGCGGCGCGGGCCCGGGCCTTCGCCGTGTGGGGGGCCACCGCGATCGTCGGCGCCCTGGCCGGCCTGATCCTCTCCGGTGTCATCACCGGATACGCCTCCTGGCGGTGGGTGTTCCTCATCAACCTGCCGATCGCCGCGGTGGCCCTGTTCCTGCTGCCCCGGCTGGTGCGCGGCGTGCACCCGGGCGGTGCCGGGCAGCCGCTGAACTGGCGCGGCGCGACGCTCCTCACCGGCGGCCTGTCCCTCCTCGTGTACGCCCTGCTGTCGGTCGAGGGCGAGGAGAACCCGCGGGCGACGGCGGTCACCGCGGTGCTGGCGCTGTCGCTGCTGGCCGCCTTCGTCGTCGACCAGCGCCGCTCGGCCAGCCCCCTGGTGGCCAAGGGCGTGTTCGCCGCGCCGGTGCGGTCCCGGGCGCTGCTCGCCGCGGTGCTGCTGTCGGCGGCGATGTTCCAGGGCTTCCTGGTGCTGACGCTGTACCTGCAGAACGGCCTGGGCTACGAGCCGCTGGCCGCGGGTCTGGCCTACGTGCCGTTCGCGCTCGGCTCGCTGAGCGGTGTCAAGCTCGGTGAGCGGGCCACGGTGCGCCACGGCGCGGGCCGGGTGCTGACGGTCGCATGCTTCGTCACGGCGGTGGGCGCGCTGCTGCTCGCCTGGGCTCAGGGCGCGGACCTCGGCTATGTGGGTCTGCTGCCGGGCATCCTGCTGTTCGCCACCGGCATCGGTGCCGGACTGCCCTCCTCCGCGACGGCCTCCACGCACGGCGCCGACGAACGGACCTCGGGCGTCATCGCGTCGCTGGTCAACTCCAGCCAGCAGCTCGGCGGAGCCGTCGGGCTGGCGCTGGTGGGGATCGCCCTCGGCGGGACGGGCGGGCGCTTCGGGACCGCCATGGCCACGGCGACCGTGCTCGCCGCGCTGTCCTGCGTCGTCTCGTTCCTGGTGGTGCGGCACGAGCCGCGCGCCCGGGACGCCGCCGAGTCCGGTCCGGCGTGA